From the Gallaecimonas mangrovi genome, one window contains:
- the imuA gene encoding translesion DNA synthesis-associated protein ImuA, which yields MDPRLNQLLQNNTVWTGRHWQQQVPAYATGYQELDQHLPGQGLPKGAITEIHYHQDGIGELRLLMPMLAKLSQEKRWLIFIAPPHIPYGPALAAMGVDLSRVLVIHPSKIKDELWTLEQALKSGTCSAVLAWPREVSDPQIRRLQLAAQKGDCLGVFFYRRQRAQSPAALRLSLQRQQNVVNIGVDKRKGGWPVPSQPINLGEHAIRGQDNIVQGPWEG from the coding sequence ATGGACCCGCGTTTGAATCAACTGCTGCAAAACAACACCGTCTGGACCGGTCGTCATTGGCAACAGCAAGTGCCTGCCTACGCTACCGGCTATCAAGAACTTGACCAGCACTTACCTGGCCAGGGTCTCCCAAAAGGCGCCATTACCGAAATTCACTATCACCAAGACGGTATTGGCGAACTGCGCTTATTAATGCCAATGCTGGCCAAGCTTTCCCAAGAAAAGCGTTGGCTAATTTTTATAGCTCCGCCGCACATTCCCTACGGCCCGGCCCTGGCAGCCATGGGCGTGGATTTATCCCGAGTGCTGGTTATTCACCCGTCAAAAATCAAAGACGAGTTGTGGACCTTAGAACAAGCCCTTAAAAGCGGTACCTGTAGTGCGGTGTTGGCTTGGCCCCGCGAAGTCAGCGACCCGCAAATACGCCGCTTGCAACTGGCTGCACAAAAAGGCGATTGCTTGGGGGTGTTTTTTTACCGCCGCCAGCGCGCTCAAAGCCCTGCAGCACTGAGGCTTTCTCTGCAGCGCCAGCAAAATGTTGTAAATATCGGAGTTGATAAACGCAAAGGTGGCTGGCCGGTACCGAGCCAACCTATCAATCTTGGTGAGCACGCCATTCGTGGCCAAGACAACATTGTTCAAGGCCCCTGGGAAGGCTGA
- a CDS encoding class II fumarate hydratase, whose translation MAKVMKDSLGEVSLPDNALYGPQTQRAVDNFQLSGQPMPWRFLAALIEIKRAAAQTHLTLGLLDDTKAKAIITTADKLLADKPLEAFPVEVFQTGSGTSSNMNVNEVIANLAGHDVQPNDDVNMGQSSNDTVPSALQISVLTGLEKVLLPKLNHLIKAIEKKAASLDDVVKTGRTHLMDAMPLTFGQELTTWQVQLEQVEDDIRHAIKRLAKLPLGGTAVGTGINAHPKLAGGVCVRLSERMHLHVEAHEWPFAHMAAQEAPLAASAAMRQLAVALMKISNDLRWMNSGPLAGLGEISLTALQPGSSIMPGKVNPVIPEALTMISAQVIGLDSANTLAAQSGNFQLNVMLPLLAHNLNQMVDILANGCEHLADKAIAGFTVNQDRLNESLDKNPILVTALNSEIGYLKAAAIAKKAYAEGRPILEVAKEETSLGEAQLKELLDPKKLCRPQE comes from the coding sequence ATGGCTAAAGTGATGAAAGACTCATTGGGTGAGGTCAGCCTTCCTGACAACGCCCTTTATGGCCCACAAACCCAGCGGGCCGTTGATAACTTCCAGCTCTCTGGGCAACCCATGCCCTGGCGTTTTCTCGCCGCCCTTATCGAAATCAAGCGTGCTGCCGCGCAAACCCATTTAACCCTTGGTTTGTTGGATGACACCAAGGCCAAGGCCATTATTACAACCGCTGACAAGCTCCTGGCCGACAAGCCTTTAGAAGCCTTTCCGGTTGAGGTTTTTCAAACCGGCTCTGGCACTTCCAGCAATATGAACGTCAACGAGGTGATTGCCAATCTGGCGGGCCACGACGTGCAGCCTAACGACGATGTCAACATGGGCCAAAGCTCTAACGACACGGTGCCGTCGGCGCTGCAAATCTCGGTATTGACCGGGCTTGAAAAGGTATTGCTGCCAAAGCTTAACCACCTTATTAAAGCCATTGAAAAGAAAGCGGCTAGCCTCGATGACGTAGTGAAAACCGGCCGCACCCATTTAATGGACGCCATGCCGCTAACCTTTGGCCAGGAGCTGACCACTTGGCAGGTGCAGTTAGAGCAAGTGGAAGATGACATTCGCCATGCCATTAAGCGCTTAGCCAAGCTGCCGCTGGGTGGTACCGCCGTTGGCACCGGCATTAATGCTCACCCCAAACTGGCTGGCGGGGTTTGTGTGCGGTTGTCTGAGCGGATGCACCTTCATGTTGAAGCCCATGAATGGCCCTTTGCACACATGGCGGCGCAAGAAGCGCCTTTGGCCGCATCGGCGGCCATGCGCCAGCTGGCGGTGGCACTGATGAAAATCAGCAATGATTTGCGCTGGATGAACTCGGGGCCGCTGGCCGGGCTTGGGGAAATCAGCCTAACGGCCTTGCAGCCCGGCTCAAGCATTATGCCCGGCAAGGTAAACCCGGTTATCCCGGAGGCGCTTACCATGATTAGTGCCCAGGTTATTGGCCTTGATAGCGCTAATACCCTGGCTGCGCAAAGCGGTAACTTTCAGCTTAATGTCATGCTGCCGCTGCTGGCACATAACCTTAACCAGATGGTCGACATTCTGGCTAACGGCTGCGAGCACCTGGCCGACAAAGCCATTGCCGGATTTACCGTTAACCAAGACCGGCTTAACGAAAGTTTGGACAAAAACCCAATATTGGTAACTGCGTTAAATAGTGAGATCGGCTACCTTAAAGCGGCAGCCATTGCCAAGAAGGCCTATGCCGAAGGTCGCCCCATTTTAGAGGTGGCCAAGGAAGAAACCAGCTTAGGTGAAGCGCAATTAAAAGAGTTACTGGATCCCAAAAAGCTTTGTAGGCCTCAGGAATGA
- the fabV gene encoding enoyl-ACP reductase FabV — protein MIIKPKIRGFICTTAHPKGCEANILEQINYTKEHPAIENGPKRVLVIGSSSGYGMPSRIAATFGAGASTLGVFFEKPATDTKPGTAGYYNAVAFDKLATEAGFYAKSINGDAFSNEIKQKAIEVIKEDLGQIDLVVYSIASPVRKLPDSGELVRSTLKPIGKPYSATAVDTNKDEIISVDVEPANEQEIQDTITVMGGQDWELWIKALNDAGVLADGCKSVAYSYIGTEITWPIYWHGTIGKAKEDLDRAAAAIDALLKGTGGEAHVAVLKSVVTQASSAIPVMPLYIAIVYKVMKEKGLHEGTMEHVFRLFSQQLYKADGSACDTDDMNRIRMDDWELQEDVQNACKALWDKVTTENLREITDYDGYKEEFLKLFGFGLDDVDYEEDVSTNPPQHFMEV, from the coding sequence ATGATTATCAAGCCCAAGATCCGTGGCTTCATCTGTACTACTGCCCACCCAAAGGGTTGTGAAGCCAACATTCTGGAACAGATCAATTACACAAAAGAGCATCCCGCCATTGAAAATGGCCCCAAGCGCGTCTTAGTTATTGGCAGCTCTAGCGGCTACGGTATGCCGTCTCGTATCGCTGCCACCTTTGGTGCTGGCGCTTCAACGCTGGGCGTTTTCTTTGAAAAGCCTGCAACAGATACCAAACCCGGTACCGCCGGTTACTACAACGCTGTTGCTTTCGATAAGCTGGCAACCGAAGCGGGCTTTTATGCCAAGTCTATTAATGGCGATGCTTTCTCTAACGAAATCAAGCAAAAAGCCATTGAAGTAATTAAGGAAGACCTGGGGCAAATTGACCTGGTGGTGTATTCCATTGCTTCGCCAGTGCGCAAACTGCCCGATAGCGGTGAACTGGTGCGCTCCACCTTGAAACCCATTGGCAAGCCCTACAGCGCCACTGCCGTTGATACCAACAAAGATGAAATCATCTCGGTGGATGTGGAGCCAGCCAACGAGCAGGAAATTCAAGACACCATCACCGTGATGGGTGGCCAAGACTGGGAGCTTTGGATCAAAGCCCTTAACGACGCTGGCGTGCTGGCAGACGGTTGCAAGTCTGTAGCTTATAGCTACATCGGCACCGAAATTACCTGGCCTATCTACTGGCATGGCACCATCGGTAAAGCGAAAGAAGACCTTGACCGTGCGGCGGCCGCTATTGATGCGCTGCTCAAAGGCACCGGCGGCGAAGCCCACGTGGCGGTTCTTAAGTCGGTGGTTACGCAGGCCAGCTCTGCCATTCCGGTTATGCCGCTCTACATCGCCATTGTTTACAAGGTGATGAAGGAAAAAGGCTTGCACGAAGGCACCATGGAGCACGTGTTCCGTCTCTTTAGCCAGCAGCTTTATAAAGCCGATGGCAGCGCCTGCGATACCGACGATATGAACCGTATCCGCATGGACGATTGGGAGCTGCAAGAAGACGTGCAAAACGCCTGTAAGGCGCTGTGGGACAAAGTGACCACCGAAAACCTGCGCGAAATCACCGACTACGACGGTTACAAAGAAGAGTTCCTGAAACTCTTCGGCTTTGGCTTGGACGATGTTGACTACGAAGAAGACGTCAGCACCAACCCGCCGCAGCACTTTATGGAAGTATAA
- a CDS encoding TonB-dependent receptor yields the protein MKTQQHAIRSATKPLGYSALFLALFSGAVHAEQEADNSKEAASSKPTDVIVVTSQKRTQNVMDVPVPVDVVSGSQLKETGSVSLGDMSDYTPGFSFSKNEVVQGTATMRGISSSNISTGGDPSVAVFFDDFYMPRAAQSVLFSDLQRVEVLKGPQGTLFGKNAAAGVVSIYPNEPSDDVDGYLDVRLGDYSLRRIEGMVNLPLTDTLYLRVNGITNQRDSYVDNENSDYNGDELGNRDHQAARVAMLWKATDSTSLQLAYDWDHLHQGYSAQLGVSDYAYSTDPASRKMASDVDDGHEWRDMSAISMKLNHTFSDKWSGKFISSYREWEASGKDDTDGTADITRYVDTINYEDSDIFYNEVQFNYQGDRLSYVGGATYSKENVYQKTTVELTVDTVERLVTESLNDTLVSTMQSLGYDDATIASLGLPVDHIWNASDWGTVLSVMSQADPSVNSLLSAMGSSAFDPGLADAITATGDLSYQAMSEALGESALLGPSYSGQYWGENVANRGDFTSYGVYSDFDYKINDKWGAIFGLRYSYDKKKFSWKITENTVDGISLPSMVDQLFPLVDNLEASHNWSKWTGRVGGRYHINENQMAYLTYSTGYKAGGYDSLDVTTAENPFKPESVKDIELGYKASLFDVLRVQLDVYNMDVDNRQQSVNSMLPGSSALVPVIINGDQKIKGLEMLLDWQATDNVKLGMVGEYRHTKSDWNDYYNSEGQLVTDESHSSDVFDYTLTFDYFPSLRLAAGTFKFHMDYVFAENTAKDDPDLLPIAYQIPDYFNDTKDLNAQLSWFSSDDHWQVSIWGKNLLDNTTLYNLGGFAAEILDTPTVRVNDPRTYGLDVHYRF from the coding sequence ATGAAAACGCAACAACACGCAATAAGATCGGCGACGAAGCCTTTGGGGTATTCGGCACTCTTTCTCGCGCTTTTCAGTGGTGCTGTTCACGCTGAACAGGAGGCGGATAACAGCAAAGAGGCTGCGTCGTCCAAGCCTACCGATGTCATCGTGGTGACATCACAAAAACGCACCCAAAACGTGATGGATGTGCCGGTACCGGTTGATGTGGTCAGTGGCAGCCAACTGAAAGAAACCGGCTCGGTGTCATTAGGTGATATGTCTGATTACACCCCGGGTTTTAGCTTCAGTAAAAACGAAGTGGTACAAGGCACAGCTACCATGCGCGGTATTTCCAGTAGCAATATCAGCACCGGTGGCGACCCTTCCGTTGCTGTATTTTTTGACGACTTTTATATGCCGCGGGCTGCGCAAAGTGTGCTGTTTTCTGACCTGCAACGGGTGGAAGTATTAAAAGGCCCACAAGGAACATTGTTTGGAAAAAACGCCGCCGCCGGTGTGGTGAGTATTTATCCCAATGAACCCAGTGATGACGTCGACGGTTATCTTGACGTACGGCTAGGAGACTATTCGTTACGGCGGATAGAGGGCATGGTCAATTTGCCACTCACCGACACCCTTTACTTGCGGGTTAATGGCATTACCAACCAGCGTGACTCCTACGTTGATAACGAAAACAGCGATTACAACGGTGATGAGCTGGGTAACCGTGACCACCAAGCCGCACGGGTGGCGATGTTATGGAAGGCAACTGACAGCACCAGCTTGCAGTTGGCATACGATTGGGACCATCTGCATCAAGGCTATTCGGCGCAGTTAGGGGTAAGTGACTACGCCTACAGCACCGATCCTGCATCACGAAAAATGGCCAGTGACGTTGATGACGGCCATGAATGGCGCGACATGAGCGCGATCTCCATGAAGCTCAACCACACCTTTTCCGATAAATGGTCGGGTAAATTCATTAGTAGCTACCGGGAATGGGAAGCGTCAGGCAAGGATGACACCGACGGCACCGCTGACATTACCCGGTATGTGGATACCATCAACTATGAAGACTCTGACATTTTCTACAACGAAGTGCAGTTTAACTACCAAGGCGACAGGCTCAGCTATGTGGGCGGTGCGACTTACAGCAAGGAAAATGTCTACCAAAAAACCACGGTAGAACTGACGGTTGATACCGTTGAGCGCCTGGTTACTGAAAGCCTTAATGACACCTTGGTCAGTACCATGCAATCTCTCGGCTACGACGATGCCACCATCGCTTCTCTAGGGCTACCGGTTGACCATATCTGGAATGCTTCCGACTGGGGCACTGTCTTGAGCGTGATGTCGCAAGCCGACCCAAGTGTGAACAGCCTTCTGAGCGCGATGGGCAGTTCGGCCTTTGATCCGGGTCTTGCCGATGCCATTACCGCCACCGGCGATTTGTCCTATCAGGCGATGTCAGAAGCGTTGGGGGAATCGGCGCTGCTGGGCCCCAGTTACAGTGGGCAGTATTGGGGGGAGAACGTCGCTAACCGAGGCGACTTTACCAGTTACGGCGTGTATTCGGATTTTGATTACAAAATCAATGACAAGTGGGGCGCCATTTTTGGCCTTCGCTACAGCTATGATAAAAAGAAATTCAGCTGGAAAATCACCGAAAACACCGTTGACGGCATTAGTCTGCCCAGCATGGTTGATCAGCTCTTCCCACTGGTTGATAACCTTGAAGCCAGCCATAACTGGAGCAAATGGACAGGCCGGGTAGGCGGGCGTTATCACATCAACGAAAATCAAATGGCTTATTTAACCTATTCAACAGGTTACAAAGCCGGCGGTTATGACTCGCTCGACGTTACCACTGCCGAAAATCCCTTCAAGCCAGAAAGCGTGAAAGACATTGAACTGGGTTATAAAGCCTCACTGTTTGATGTGCTGCGGGTGCAATTAGATGTGTACAACATGGATGTTGATAACCGTCAGCAAAGCGTGAACAGCATGCTGCCAGGCTCGTCGGCATTGGTGCCGGTTATTATCAATGGCGACCAAAAAATAAAGGGCTTGGAGATGTTGCTGGATTGGCAGGCCACCGACAACGTCAAGCTGGGTATGGTAGGGGAATATCGCCATACCAAATCCGACTGGAATGATTACTACAACTCGGAAGGGCAATTGGTAACCGACGAAAGCCATTCCTCGGATGTGTTTGACTACACCCTGACGTTTGATTATTTCCCCAGTTTGCGGTTGGCCGCTGGCACCTTTAAATTCCACATGGATTATGTGTTTGCCGAAAACACCGCCAAAGATGACCCTGATCTGCTCCCTATCGCTTATCAAATTCCGGATTATTTTAATGACACCAAGGATTTAAATGCCCAGCTTAGCTGGTTTAGTAGTGACGACCACTGGCAAGTGTCTATTTGGGGTAAAAACCTGCTGGATAACACCACGCTTTATAACTTAGGTGGCTTTGCCGCCGAAATTCTCGATACCCCAACGGTTAGGGTGAATGATCCCCGTACTTATGGGCTTGACGTCCACTATCGCTTTTAA
- a CDS encoding Y-family DNA polymerase, with translation MRWLYLHFPNLALELGSAGIGIPAPKITLDKQGFVSCASQQALAQGVQAGMKLSSALALCPDLIEVPTSPLQLSQGLLTLAQAGYDLAGPLSLQPPAGLLIELSSMQRLYGSDQALLACLCDSYQQLGHQLYAGVGDTPLAAKLLAMVDMGPLPSHQAKAMIADLSVSALELPQLLQNRLQRAGLNRIGQLLALPRMELGKRYGAPLLSVLGRLDGSLKEPRQLYHPPESFLQEHAFSLDVEQAQGLLFPLSRQLKALALFLEKRQLACSQLQLTLTFRQRPPLTLLLRGAEALWRSEDWQEIARLRLEKLLLDAPVTALTLQAQQLSPKEQRSAPLFAAQRPDEPLLGRLITRLGEHAVQGLCLNANHSPEQAFLWVRPGESCAVEPAPALRPLWLLPKPEPLRDAPDIIRGPERLENGWWQHRICRDYFIARHPTGGLCWIFKDKDDAWYLHGWFG, from the coding sequence ATGCGCTGGCTTTACCTGCATTTTCCCAACCTAGCCTTAGAACTGGGCAGTGCAGGCATTGGTATACCAGCCCCCAAGATCACCTTGGACAAACAGGGGTTTGTGAGCTGCGCAAGCCAGCAAGCTTTAGCGCAGGGTGTACAAGCGGGTATGAAGCTCAGCAGTGCGCTGGCGCTGTGCCCAGATTTAATTGAGGTGCCCACCTCACCCTTGCAATTAAGCCAAGGGCTGTTAACCCTGGCCCAAGCTGGCTACGACCTTGCAGGGCCTTTAAGCTTGCAACCGCCGGCAGGTTTGCTGATTGAACTGTCTTCAATGCAGCGCCTTTATGGTAGCGACCAAGCCCTGCTAGCTTGCCTGTGTGATAGCTATCAGCAGTTAGGCCACCAGCTTTATGCCGGTGTTGGAGATACCCCTTTAGCGGCAAAACTGCTGGCCATGGTTGATATGGGCCCCCTGCCCTCTCACCAAGCCAAAGCCATGATTGCCGACCTTTCAGTTAGTGCGTTGGAATTACCACAGCTACTACAAAACCGCTTACAACGTGCCGGGCTTAACCGCATTGGCCAACTGCTAGCACTGCCGCGCATGGAGCTGGGCAAACGTTATGGCGCGCCTTTACTCTCCGTACTTGGCCGCCTTGATGGCAGCTTAAAAGAGCCTCGCCAGCTTTATCATCCACCAGAGTCATTCTTACAAGAGCACGCTTTTAGCCTGGATGTAGAGCAAGCCCAAGGGCTACTTTTTCCCCTGAGCCGGCAATTAAAAGCCTTGGCGTTATTTTTAGAAAAGCGGCAATTGGCCTGTAGCCAGTTACAGCTGACCCTGACTTTTCGGCAGCGACCGCCCTTAACCCTACTGCTACGGGGCGCAGAAGCACTTTGGCGCAGCGAAGATTGGCAAGAAATAGCCCGGCTACGCTTGGAAAAGCTGCTGCTGGATGCTCCCGTCACCGCCCTGACACTGCAAGCCCAGCAGCTGAGCCCCAAAGAGCAAAGAAGCGCCCCATTATTTGCCGCCCAGCGCCCGGACGAACCCTTATTAGGGCGCTTAATTACCCGTTTGGGGGAACACGCCGTACAAGGGCTATGCCTTAATGCCAACCACAGCCCCGAACAAGCCTTTTTATGGGTAAGGCCCGGCGAAAGCTGCGCCGTGGAGCCAGCGCCAGCACTACGCCCCCTGTGGCTGCTGCCAAAACCTGAGCCACTGCGCGACGCGCCAGACATTATTCGCGGGCCTGAACGATTGGAAAATGGTTGGTGGCAACACCGTATTTGCCGTGATTACTTTATTGCCCGCCACCCCACAGGTGGCCTTTGCTGGATATTTAAAGACAAGGATGATGCCTGGTATCTGCATGGCTGGTTTGGCTAA
- a CDS encoding error-prone DNA polymerase — MFAQLCTLTNFSFLTGASHPQELVKTAQQLGYEAIAITDECSVAGVVRAFEAAKDSTIKLIIGSHFTLEDGLRLTLLAPTLKAYQELCALISQGRSQAPKGQYRLERNHLQHLQYCFVLWHPNEADTASANWLKAHFQGRLWLALGRYLLPEEDIKLERLTAFAQAQQLPVVAAPKVRMHSPKRQRLLDCLSALRHHCTVQTAGWKLSANREAVLLPLDTLQQRYPKQWLTESCRIANRCQFSLTELHYRYPDEWLPAGLSASQYLAQEVNKGLARHYPQGASEKVKALITKELGLIAELGYEHYFLTLYDIVNFARQQQILCQGRGSAANSAVCFCLGITAVNPEQGNLLFERFISKERQEPPDIDVDFEHERREEVIQYIYRRYGRTRTALTATVVSYRRKSAIRDIGKALGLETAMIESLLSQLDGRDKLEPWREQLKRLCANRGGLWPDFIELVDELIGFPRHLSQHVGGFVISQGPLDQLVPQENASMAGRTVIQWDKDDLESLGLMKVDVLALGMLTAIRKCFALIKHHGGPSLTLANVPQGDPAVYAMLQKADNVGVFQVESRAQSNMLPRLKPACFYDLVIEVAIVRPGPIQGDMVHPYLKRRDGLEAVSYPSSALEKVLKRTLGVPLFQEQVIEIAMVAANFSAGEADQLRRAMANWSRNGHIEAFRQKLIKGMQDNGYEPAFAERIFEQIKGFSGYGFPESHSASFALLVYVSAWLKCHHRAAFCCALLNSQPMGFYTPSQLVQDAKRHGVEVLPVSASDSDYEHGLQDGRLRLGLCLIKGGNDAALRQFVMARHQHGLQQALAALPRAQQELLASSGALDTLYQHRYQAAWQRARLGEQLPLFAEQSEPDDITTALAAPSAEQAMQADYQQLGLTLGRHPLALLRRQGRFSKTLSAADLSDCVSGQAVHVAGLVTGRQRPGTASGVTFVTLEDETGNINLVVWAATAHHQRQAFLKARLLEVAGIVEKEGAIVHVMAGRLTDRSDWLDALPVPSRDFR, encoded by the coding sequence ATGTTCGCCCAGCTTTGTACCCTGACTAACTTCAGTTTTTTAACGGGGGCTTCTCACCCCCAGGAGTTAGTGAAAACCGCGCAGCAGCTGGGTTATGAGGCCATTGCCATAACCGACGAATGCTCGGTGGCAGGGGTGGTAAGGGCCTTTGAAGCCGCCAAAGACAGCACCATAAAACTCATTATTGGCAGCCACTTCACACTGGAAGATGGCCTGAGGCTAACGCTGCTTGCGCCGACCTTAAAGGCCTACCAAGAACTGTGTGCGCTGATCAGCCAAGGGCGAAGCCAAGCGCCGAAGGGGCAATACCGGCTAGAGCGCAACCACCTTCAGCACCTGCAATATTGTTTCGTGCTTTGGCACCCAAATGAGGCTGACACGGCTTCGGCCAACTGGCTTAAAGCACATTTTCAAGGCCGCCTGTGGTTAGCCTTAGGCCGATACCTGCTGCCAGAGGAAGATATTAAGCTTGAACGCTTAACCGCTTTTGCCCAAGCGCAACAATTGCCGGTAGTAGCGGCGCCCAAGGTAAGGATGCATAGCCCCAAGCGCCAGCGCTTACTCGACTGCCTGAGCGCCCTTCGCCACCACTGCACGGTACAAACGGCAGGTTGGAAGCTCAGTGCTAACCGTGAAGCGGTTTTACTGCCACTCGATACACTGCAACAGCGCTACCCGAAGCAATGGCTGACAGAAAGCTGCCGCATTGCCAACCGTTGCCAGTTTTCACTGACCGAGCTGCATTACCGCTATCCCGATGAATGGCTACCCGCCGGCCTTAGCGCCAGCCAATATCTGGCACAAGAGGTAAATAAAGGACTGGCGCGCCATTACCCGCAGGGTGCGTCAGAGAAAGTAAAGGCGCTTATCACCAAGGAGCTGGGGCTCATTGCCGAACTGGGCTATGAGCATTACTTTTTAACCCTTTACGACATTGTTAACTTTGCCCGCCAGCAGCAGATCCTTTGCCAGGGGCGTGGCTCGGCCGCCAATTCGGCGGTGTGTTTTTGCTTAGGAATAACCGCGGTTAACCCAGAGCAAGGCAACCTTCTTTTTGAACGTTTTATCTCTAAAGAGCGCCAAGAACCGCCCGACATTGACGTGGATTTTGAACATGAGCGGCGCGAAGAAGTTATTCAATATATCTACCGCCGTTATGGCCGTACCCGCACCGCATTAACAGCCACGGTTGTGAGTTATCGGCGCAAGAGTGCCATTCGCGATATCGGTAAAGCGCTGGGCCTAGAAACCGCCATGATTGAAAGCTTGCTTAGCCAACTGGATGGCCGGGATAAGCTTGAACCTTGGCGTGAACAGCTAAAACGTTTGTGCGCAAACCGTGGCGGGCTTTGGCCCGATTTTATTGAATTGGTTGACGAGCTGATTGGCTTTCCAAGGCACCTTTCCCAACATGTGGGCGGCTTTGTTATTAGCCAGGGGCCGCTTGACCAACTGGTGCCCCAGGAAAATGCCTCCATGGCCGGGCGCACTGTTATTCAATGGGATAAAGACGACTTAGAAAGCTTGGGGCTGATGAAAGTCGATGTGCTGGCACTTGGCATGTTAACCGCCATTCGTAAGTGTTTTGCGCTGATTAAGCACCATGGCGGGCCGTCGCTCACGTTAGCCAATGTTCCCCAAGGTGACCCAGCCGTTTATGCGATGCTGCAAAAAGCTGACAACGTTGGCGTCTTTCAGGTGGAATCCCGGGCCCAGAGCAACATGCTGCCCCGCTTAAAACCGGCCTGCTTTTATGATTTGGTGATTGAAGTCGCCATAGTGCGACCGGGGCCAATACAAGGTGACATGGTGCACCCCTACCTAAAACGCCGCGATGGCTTAGAAGCTGTTAGTTACCCGTCAAGCGCCCTTGAGAAGGTTTTAAAACGCACCTTGGGAGTGCCCCTATTTCAAGAACAAGTGATTGAAATCGCCATGGTGGCGGCAAACTTTAGTGCCGGTGAAGCCGACCAACTACGCCGCGCTATGGCCAATTGGTCCCGTAATGGCCACATTGAGGCCTTCAGGCAAAAACTCATCAAGGGCATGCAAGATAACGGCTATGAACCGGCCTTTGCCGAGCGCATTTTTGAGCAAATAAAAGGGTTTTCCGGTTATGGTTTTCCTGAGTCGCACTCGGCCAGCTTTGCACTGCTGGTTTATGTGTCGGCTTGGCTAAAATGTCACCACCGGGCCGCTTTTTGCTGTGCGCTACTCAACAGCCAGCCCATGGGCTTTTATACACCTTCGCAGTTGGTGCAGGACGCCAAGCGCCATGGTGTTGAGGTGCTGCCGGTGAGTGCCAGCGATTCTGACTATGAACATGGCTTACAAGATGGCCGCCTGCGACTGGGCCTTTGTTTAATAAAAGGCGGCAATGACGCGGCGCTTCGCCAGTTTGTGATGGCTCGCCACCAACATGGCTTGCAGCAGGCTCTTGCTGCCCTACCCCGCGCGCAACAGGAGCTACTCGCCAGTAGTGGCGCCTTAGATACGCTTTACCAGCACCGCTACCAGGCTGCCTGGCAACGGGCTCGCTTAGGCGAGCAGCTACCGCTTTTTGCCGAGCAAAGCGAACCAGACGACATCACCACTGCGCTTGCTGCCCCTAGCGCCGAGCAAGCGATGCAGGCCGACTACCAGCAGCTCGGTTTAACTCTCGGCCGTCATCCCCTGGCACTGCTGCGCCGCCAAGGGCGCTTTAGTAAAACCCTGAGCGCCGCTGATCTTAGCGATTGCGTGTCCGGGCAGGCCGTACACGTGGCGGGGTTAGTCACAGGTCGCCAGCGACCGGGAACTGCCTCAGGCGTTACCTTTGTGACCCTGGAAGATGAAACCGGCAACATAAACTTGGTGGTGTGGGCGGCAACAGCCCACCATCAGCGCCAAGCCTTTTTAAAAGCTCGCTTATTAGAAGTGGCGGGGATCGTTGAAAAAGAAGGCGCCATTGTGCATGTCATGGCCGGGCGGCTGACAGACCGCAGCGACTGGCTAGATGCTTTGCCGGTTCCCTCGCGGGACTTTCGTTAG